Within Montipora foliosa isolate CH-2021 chromosome 3, ASM3666993v2, whole genome shotgun sequence, the genomic segment ttcgaaacgaaagacgtcacggaactggaaacttgcaAGAAgctttatttctaggtcatgtTCTACCGCCTTTAGATGAAAATTCAGACGACCTTGCGACtttgattttcgaattttaTAACGTCACTGTGAACACCatccattgttttctttcttctctggaGTGGGATCCAGAACGAGGTCCAGTtgggggtccatgttttgtaccATCCCTACTCAAGGCTAGTTGTTAGTTTCGCTGGATAAAGAAAACGCTAACTCAGAAAAAAGACAGGCCTTCAAACATGCGAGAGAGTCTTTGTAACTCTCAAGGGTGGCAAGAAAAACAGACTGAACATCATAAAATCGCGCAATAAACAAGATTTTATCTGGTCTGGATCTCACATATTTTACAAATTTCGGAAAATTCAACTTTGACTTTTTACAAATTCGAATTACTGTGGCGCGAACGAACACAAAGTTAACAGGATCTTACATTCACGCCAACCCTAAATACCGATATATTACTAATTGCTACAGTCGAATTCCTACAACTGCAGaaaatttttgcaataaataaCTAAGCCTCTATGTCACGCGTGACGTATGGTTGCGTGATAGAACAGACAACATGGGGATACCCCgcaaaaaattatttcttaaaaaaaataataaaatgacaCCTTTTAGCAGCTTGACTTTAAGCCGAGCGCATTCAATTATACCAAACTATAGACGAAAAAAATAAAGCATttgatttcctatcggtgatgcttactaaaaaATATCTCATAAGTCACGAAACTCTTGGGGTGTCAAAATAATCTCACTCACTCTGTCTCACACTGTAAACGTCCCCTTGGTCGTGGGAGATTTGGGTACGAGTTCATTCTGTAtcgttacaatacaatacaatacaccttattccaaaatggccgctgatttatgcggatacaaattggcccttgttgcctcgttcaagataaaatattcttttgaattttaagattaagaacgaggcatcaagggcttatttgaataaaaacaaaagaatatttaaatggcggccattttggaataaggtgtatacaatGCATACTTAATAGGCAACTTTCAacatggcgtcatttgactacaactaccagaattcagtttcttcccagtggggtaaaaataacaatacccCTAATTAGCATAAGACATTCAAAACCtaaaggattctggtacttgtagtcaaatggcgtcgtCATGCACACGTCCTATCTACCACTCTCAATAGCGGCGtctcagggccaatgaaacaatcatcGAAACgatagaacacaacaacaacaacaacaactgttaagaatcccaactggccggaggcaacagttagctatttacaagtgtagctgaGAAGACcagaaacaaattcaacaagtcaTCAGAACGGGTCTTGGACCGGGTAACTCCAGATCGGATATCAAGGCAACCACCTTCACCACTACGCCGGACTGCCTCGAAGAAGGAAGAGGTTTTAGTCATCAAATCCCACAATcataaacatttttcttttagtaAACAGACTAAAAGATCaccttttcaaaacaaaagtacGAGAGTTTTACAAATGAATTTTCGTGTCCGAAAAGTGAACGGACTTTCCAGAAACATGCTCCTGACAAAGCCACCCTGGTAGTTACCCCAGTCTGACCCGTTTATTAAGTACAATGCCTCTAAAGCTAAGCTGCAACACAGAGTTAAGAGTGCAGCAAGCCTAAATCGTGGGGCAATAGAGCCCTACaactggggggcaaacaaatttcaaaattcaaagtaaGTCGATTGGGTATTGAGGACGAGGGCTGCTTTCAATCACCAGTCTCCGAGTCCCCTCGCTTGCCATTCGCCCTGTTCCGGTTGTAGCCTGAGATAGTTTTGGACTGCTTTTTTGCTTTCGTCTCACATTTATCATTCACAAGAGCCGATTTTACTGAGTTGAGAAACCGATTTGATTAGGAAGTTTCCTCCAGTGAGAGTATCTGAATAGCTGGAGCTGATTTCGTCATGTGCCTAGAGAATCTGATCTTATCCTGAGATGAGGTGGCAGGCGTCATCTTGTgcgccaagaacttggaattgAACGTGGGACTGGGACTCGGGCTACTGATTGGCCGCTCAAGATTACATCGACCCCATGCGGCCTGGGGAGAGAGGGGACTGAGGCCATTCATGAGCGAAGAAGTCAGTTGAGGCGCTAATTCACCTAAGTAAGAAAAAGAATACGAAATGAATACAACAATATGCGTTTGACACCCCTATGGGGTATTTACTATGTCGATTGGAAGGTGGGCATCGTAAATCCCATTCAGATACTGACTTATGCGATGATCGTATTAGTGTATAAAAACTTTGGCCAACGTTTAACATACACCTAACTCATATTTCTCCCCACCAAAGCAAACACATGTCACCATTGTTAAccagaatttcgcttttttttGTGGCGTCCAAGCCACGTAAATTTGGCAGAACTAGAAGTACTTTGGATCcaccacgaccgtgatgtgagaggcatgggtctatttttgatttacgtcacaaacttcCCTTTGCCTTCctgttttcaaggaaattttgcattgcaaagcagtttgtgatgtaaaatcgagaatagacccacgcctctcacatcacggtcgtgggttcaaattacTGCTATTTTTGATAACTTTGCACACGTTGCACggcagaaaaaaagcaaaatttgaggTAAGAATTGGCAAAATGTTTGCTTTCGGTGGAGAGATCAATATTGTagactaaaaatatttaatttgagTTTCGGTGCACTTCGACGAGAAGACAAAAGTAGTAAATTCTGTACTCCACATAGTGAATTCCCCGGATagcgcggttttcaattgagtgtcgaaagtaattagcgaattgctttggttttgcattaaaaGTAAATTCTGAAAATCCCGGCTGATTTACCGATCAAAAGTGTTTCCACAAGAGTTTTAGCCTTCAATTTTGAGTTAGACTTTCTGGTTTCCTGCAGCGTAAAATGAGATTGCAAAGGGCTTTTTTGACGGGCAAAACTCAAACCTTGTTCGGTATTTCAATAAGCGCGGATTAGTGCTGAGCGGATTTTGATCAACTGTGCCCTGGACTAGAAATTGAtttcagctttccaaatctttcacggtggtaattcgacctttatcaactcgtttgataaaatcaattcctgtttgaatctcccaccgacgcagtaccacagttactttagaaactaaaattttgtgcCCTGGACTATTTGCTGGATATATTCTTGGTTCATCTTTGcattcacgtgatcaacagccacgtttttcaacgaaaacaaaagaaaacttgtgTATAATAATACAGTTCAATTCGGCGAGGATTGggtggggacaccaacatggccgccgcttctttgtttggggacgccaacatggcggcaaagAAGCAAGACTGGCCGTGCGGCAGAGGTTCTGGATTTCCATTACTTCGTAAGGCACAGGTTGGAGTCAACTGTAAAGTGGTTTTCACTGAAATGGAAAATAAGTAACCTACCTCTGACAGGTTGCAATTTGTGGCTTGATTTAGGTGAAAACGTTTCAGCATTAGATTTTGGTAAAGCAGAAGATAATCTTGAATTCTGGAGAactacaaagaaaaataataacagACAACATTGGTTGCATCTCAATGGTTTAAGGAAGAGTAAGACAAGAAACATGTTCAAATAACTAAATTATCAATGAAAAACCTACAACAATCATTTAAATCCTTTGTAACCGTAGGACGTCATAGCGAACGAAATAATGAAGAGAGCTAGGGCCGAttcacacggtaccggacgCAATTTTCTAACGGTAGGAAAATTTGACCAGCTAGTTTGTTCGCACGGAACTGTGCAATATTTTCGCTCTGTTCACACGGAACTGACGAGCCGGGTTAAAGTTTAACCTTTGTCAGTGGTTTTACCATCTGTTCATGCGCAGAGGTGTATTTTacgaaatccaaaatggcgtcaagaaaaagaaagcccAACGATTGTAGCTGAGTTACCACGCATCCATGCAACCACGCCTTTGCCGTAAAAAAATTCAGACGGTCAAGGTGTTCACAGCACGCCGGTTAAATCTTCGACGGCACCAGCTAAAAATTCGTCCCCAATTTGGGCGTTCAAATTCTTGAAGGGGCGAGGCGTCTAAACTTTCCTACGTTTAGCGTGGTTCCGTGTAAACGGAACCCCCAAAGACAcgaattttcaaccggtagaaaattcgtccggtaccgtgtgaaTCGGGCCTGAGCATCGCGTTCACGGCAAACAGCATGCTGCAATGTGCGTCtcgccaaaaatggaagaaactggTTTCATTTAtagagaatattacatggccgcgcagggatacgaattttatcttcaagtgttgatggtatctctcacgagtgaacgcagcgaacgagtgagagatgctatcagcacgagaagatacatttcgtatccccaagcggccatgtaatgttctgcttatgatatagaccctatgcaaaaatggctgcctttcaattattcttttgttcatattcaaaatagcccaactaataacctcgtttttgagacaaaaattctaaagaatttgttatcccgaacgaggttagttgggctattttgaatatgaaccaaagaataatttaaaggccgccatttttgcatagggtctatagaTACTGGTGAAATGTCCCGATTAAAAACAACTTGCTTTATTCGTTTTCGAAATGCCGAaaaagtggtcatcaaccgctaaaaaacaagcaagttgtgtaacatgaaactaGAGATGAAAgtttaaatgaaaaacaaatcatgatgaTGTTAAATTGAGTCAAAAATGTTAATGCAGTAgagaaaaattatattattttacGGCACGAAAGTGTATCTTAATAGAAGGGAAAGCTCGTACACATGTGGAAAGATAACAATAATATCGTCACCGCGCGCGATTAACATATGATTTTTTTAGAATAAGGAAAATCCCGGCAGGTATAAACACAGGTCTCGTtcacaggtctctgttttaccaatacagaaacaaaccatTCGTTAAAGTTAAGCTTAGGCCcaattagacctaaacaagaCTTTTAGGCCTACGGTTGGCTTtcatgaatgtttaggtttgtttctgtattggtaaaacagagacctgtgaACGAGACCTGTGTTTCGTACCTGCCCGGAAAATCCGTATATAATAAAAGCTCATTTCGTTCGTGATGGCTACAGCCTAAAGGTATCAGGTACCTTCTCAGAAGAGAAACACCATTAAGAATTTTTACTAAACCGTAACAAGCAGAAGCCTGCAAGCCTACCATTTCCCGCTTGCTAAATCTATCTATTGGCCATAAAAAATGCACGATGACCATGCCTGCATCCCAAACTTATCTTCTGAAATTGAACTGTGTTCTTACTGCTGTTGACGGGAATGAAACCTCCATTGCAGACCTTCTTTTTTTCCTGTCACGATATCAACACCACTGGTGAGGATTTCGTGACAAGCCTATTGGAGGCTATGTTCCTACTTAAGGTTTCTTTAAACGGCTCTATTGTTGTCACCTGTTGCACCGCCAATTCCTGTTGAAAGGACAGCTCGGTTGATTACTGATCTATCTGtaaaacagcacaaaacaaaagtTCAAGTCATTACTGGGGGTCCGTTCATTACCTTTCAAGTTTTATAATAGCTATAAtgataatatacatgaaaaaaattctccattcggattggctaagagaaatacagttttcaggtaacacagtgcagaaaagaggcAATTTGgtgcaaaaaatgaaatcacAAGTGACCTCATCATTTTTCTCGAgcatttggaataaatgagctcTAAGACTACAAATTGAATTCGACCTACGTCGACCTTCGTGTGTCAAAGAAAATTACTCATCCCCTTGATTATTTAAAACTGCACTCGAATTCATGTGATTACCTGTCGTTGGTTTTCACGCACGTGGTCAACAgcaatgtttttcaacgaaaacaaaagaaaacgtttgcataataacagcgttcaattcccggaggattggccGCCGCttctttgtttggggacaccaacatggcggtcttGACAACATGTGAAAACGGAGAATACTAGTTTATCGTTACAATCGAAAAAGGCAAACATGCCGCAAAAAACAATTGCTACTCTACTTATATTTTCACTCCGTTGCAAAATTCCTTCACTTTGATAATTGGTTTTCTGTTGCGACGCTAGCAAAAGCCACGCAACATACTGTATGAATCCTCAAGTAGCGTTTTGATCCTTCGCAGTTGGTACAATTTGTTGGCACAGAAAGCacttaattttagtttttcatGCAACCTCTCTGGCAAtgctattcactacttgcacaaatcccataatacacctcttttactcccacaaaaatctgcatagacattggtttcgacttctcttgggacattttcacgTCCcgggagaaattgcaaacaatggttatgcaaaagttttgggcGTTAATAGAGgtgtaatagaggtgtattatgagATTGTGCAAGTAATGAATTGCTAAGAAAGTTGCACAAACCATTTCCTGATGTAAGACACCTTGCAAGCGCCAAAAACGATGTGAAACAAGTCGCGTTTTGCTTTCAGCAGCTCTTCTCGCAACCTTGCAATGGTGTGTTTTTAAACATTCGGCTGCGAAATGTAAGATCTATTCTGCAACTTGTATCGTAACGGTTTGTGGCTGATTAGCCAAAGAAATGTGGGTTTGACCTTACATGAACATCAACACGAGCCAAGCTGCAGAAAATGATGCCCAGTGTTTTGCCCGTCAAGCGACTTGTCTCGCAATACAAGAACCTTTCGCGAACAAACGGCCACAAAAAAATGATTGCAAATAGGTGGTTTGAAATCAATCTccagacacagataacaatggcGTAATGCACAAATACTAGTGGACTAACAAAAGATGTTAATGAGAGATTAATCACGATGGGTGCTTTCGAGGtgaacaaatttaaaattcgaAGGCCACACAGGAAGGCCACACAGGAAAAACTTCCCAGTAATTTGTAAAGACAGGTTTGCCCATGTGACAGCCACATCAGAGACAGTACTTACAGACACATCAAATCTGTGTGCAGGTCACGTTCGAATAATTCAAGCCGTAGCCTTGTCAGAAACATCCATAACTAATCAATGGGCTGTATTTctcgttttcgtttcttttctttagtcTGGTCTTGTAAGTTAGGAAACGCAGTGTCAGCAAGATTTCTGTTCACTTTGGTAAGTGCCCTGTACCAGCTAAGCAGAGACTCGGAGCATGGTTTAACGAAGTTCCAAAATGCAATCAAAGCATAggccctttgcataaatggcgcctaaatttgaataacaatactttgtacatccttagcctcgtacttatgtttctagacaaaggatttttcacatgaatgtgaggcttaggatgtacatgccatttatgcaaagggtctattgttACTCTGAAATCCTGTGTAAAAAAAGATGTCATCGTCACTGGATGCAAATCGTTCCAAGCCAAATTTTGATAGAGAGAGTCAGATCACAAATCTCAGCAACTAAATCTCTGTCTTATGGTTTGCAGTCCAAATCCGCTTCCTGGGGATTATTTTTGGACGCGGTCACTGCTTCAAACGTACCAGTCGTGCTCTCGGTTTCCATATCAAAAGGACCACCGAATGGCGTAGTCGTTTTGTCCCCGCGAATTCTTGATCTCTCAGTCCTCCGACTCACTTCATAGTTATGATCTGACCATGTAAAATGAAAGGAACGGCATTTTGTACAAGATCTCGCCTTACACCTGTCAAACTCTTTCTGTAGTCCGTCTCGACAAAGTGCTCCGAACAACAATAGAGGGCTCTGTTGGAGCGGCGAATTTTTTGTCGACACGTTTCATCTTTATCTCTCATGTTTTCCTTAGAATTTGATCTTTCGGAAATGCGTGAAAAATTAGATCTTTCCGGTTATCAGAGCAACTGTTACACAATGCTGTAGCGCAACACTTGTGACTTAAATGCTCTATACTAGCTTCTGCCATATTTTTCACCTTGGCCCTTAGGCCTCGCTTCCATGCAATTTCCGGTAATGGACTGAATCTGTGTATGGcgaaacgtgaaaaccacctattttgTTGGTACGTACGTTAAACTGCGTTCAATATGACTACTTAACAAATAGTTCCCAATATTGCTGGCTCGCTAAGCCACGCCCAACGACACCAGCCATCAAATGTTGGCCACTAATATTGCTAGTACCTTTAGTCGCGTCCAATAACACCACCCATCAAATGTTGGCCAATATTGTTAGTACGTTTAGCGGCGTCCTACATCGCTATTAATGAAATGGTACTAGCCAATATTCTTTAGCTCATTTAGCCACTGCCAAAATCGCCAGGCAACAAATGTTGAGCCTTGGTTTTTAATTGACGAAAAGACTTAAGCTAATGGACTCAAGTAACAGATGGTTCGGAAGTAGAATataaaaaaacactttaaaCTTATGCGAGTCATAACCGCAAAGGAACACGAAGTCTTCAATTCTATGTAATCTCCcctgaaaatgaaaaaacacCTTACTAACATCAAACGCTCTTACCTATAGTTGAACCTGAAACATTGTTCACATGTAATGTATCTTCGTTGCGTGACAAGTCATCTATGACTGTCGTTACCAGCGTCACGCCAGGTGGTAAGGAAGGATCATCCTCGTCTGTTTCTGAGTCTGGAGTTTCTAATTCTGAGCGATCTGAGCTTGTTTCAAGGCGAATCTGTGTATTCTGTTGACGAATTGAACTTGGCATGGTGGATGGTGCTGGAATTGGCGGAGCACCCTAGTAAAAAACAACGACGAACGGTTGCGTTTATATCAAGCATGGTAAATTACCCACCCCTCTCTAATCATTATCTATCCGCCGTACTACTAGGACGATGTTGACTATTATAATGACGACGATAATCGTATAGGTCAATAATACTAACTGTAACGGAACCCGAGTGCCTTAGGTTTTTATCCTTGCGTTACTTTCTGATATACGTCAACCATGCTAGGAATTTCGGCCATGTCCCTAAGACCATTCGGAGAGAACGACGCGGCGTGAGATTTTCATCCCGGAAAGGCGTAATTTGcttgaacaaaaaaagaaagtattACCTTTGTGTtacctttttctttccttgcGTCCGGTTATTCAACAAATACCTGTATATGTGCAGGGCTTTCGTTTGATCGTTTCCCATTCCGTGCCCGGTACTTTGACGCCAATAATTGAGgggtttgtttcattttttattattataaatttttaacGTACTATTGAAGAcaatttgagtgaactccagctttgcctgggaaactgattcttggttccagaaacactggaaacagcgtttctgagtgttctatttaaacaatttcctggggaagaggggggggggggggggacacatgcccccagacccccctagttACATGTAGTTCGTGCCTTCGGCGCTCCCAAGGCACTTGTGGCGCCCTAAAATGTGAcgtccggtgctttcagaaatgTGCCCGCTAATTTACAAAACTTTCGAAAACCCTGATTTGTATGTGTATTTCAGTTTTGACAGTAAACAAACTACTTTAAGTCCCAATCATTCAACAGCACCTTTTAAAATTTGGTTAAATGCAACTTAGCAGagttaacaactaggagcgGCTGCAGTCAGTACCTTTATTAACATCTATGTATCTTTCAaaccaaccccccccccccccccccttccaaaaaaaatgttttttttttaattctgagGTTCTATTAGATGGTTGGGAGACTGGGCCGAATGACGTTTGAAAAGTTGTATAGTTAGTTTATTCACCGTACTCTCGCAGCAAAAAAAACTTTGACAAGCTCTATACAAAGACCACACAAAGGTTAGGAATATCGCCTTGAAGTAACGTTCTTTTTACTGAAATCTATTTTGAAAATATGTCTTACTCGAAAGTTTGTTGAAGCTCCTATGAGTCCTGCTTGATCAATACCCCTTTGTACTCGTCACAACAGGCTCAACCCAGTCCCGGATAGAACCACGGTTTTCGGAATCGGTTGTCCGTCAAAAATATTTAAcgattattccataagcgcgcgttggatatgagatgatagatagccaacgaggcgcgtagcgccgagttggctataatcatctcatatccaacaagcgcgagtggaataactgttttattaaaaacgcccccaaaagatagaaaactagactacaataaaaataaaaaggcccaaaaaatcacgcatatgcttgccgtgtttgtagatcatggtataatggctcataacccatgatggcttagccaatcaaaactctcgaattgcattatccaatgatccagtttttaataaagatGGATATGCATGGGTTGGCGcgatggtgagagcactcgcctcccaccaatgtagtCCAGCCgacgccataagtgggttgaatttgtcttggttctctactctgctttgagggtttttctccgggttccccggttttcctccctcaacaAAAACtagcatacagctgattccagctggctgtaagctgtgctccgaggtcatacatagACCGTATAGCGTTAGCCAGACGCGTCatagtatgctttcggttcgaccttgttgagctgcgtcgttgttgcacttgcgacggcgattagcgtGACAGTATTTATACATGAAGTACAGAAGATATGAAAGCCACAGTTGAAATTTAATGAAAGCCTGAAATATTCAGGTATTTGAACCATTGACTTCTGCATTACAGGTCACAGAGAGGTCATATGTTTAAATCCCATTCAACCTGAAATATCCACGCTTTCATTTCGCTGCTGCTGAAGTAGTGCTCATAACTATGATGATGATCTCAAGACTTAATATTAGTTCTTACTAAAGCTCACCTTTGAGGCTAGCTCTATCAGAACCATCCATTGATGCCGCTTTAAATTCGTTTCACACTGCAATGAGAACGCGCAAAAAAGGTAATATAACAAACGTTAGGAGCTCAAGATTTAGAGCAAACTACCCCCTCTCCTTGCAGCTATCATTCCTCAGCACACccataaccctttaactcccagtgGCCACTTACAGATTATTTTTACTTTCTCTAAGGCCAGACGATGAGGATTAATATAAGATCAGCTACCCCTCCCCAAGTATTATCAGGGGcagatctagggggagggtgaaGGGGGAGGGTCCCTCCGACGGATAAAAGTGGAATGcaagataataaaaatatatgcAAAACAAGGCGAGagaaaaagaataaaagaacaaaagaagtaaagatGTGTAAATTAGGTGACTGTTGTTTAAAAAAGAATTCTATGTTGGTTTGGAATCGGCTTAGaattattgtcagcatgcttggtagcagAGGTGTGCCAAGCCTCCAACGTTTTTCTAGtgcgaaaagagcctttgtcgataacaCTAGAATTATCAAAATCTATGCGATGGTTGAATGGCCATGCATGTTTTGCAATGTTTGaccattagcacatgttttgACATTCCTGATTTTTTCTTTCCTACACTGGCCGGTTTTACCTAcataacaccaatcacaatcggtTCGTAAGAAAGAACATATCAGGAATATcaaaacatgtgctaatggaTCCAACAGTGCGAAACATGCATGGTCCTTCGACCATCGCATAGATTTAGATAATTATTGtgttatcgacaaaggctcttttcgcaCTAGAAAAACTTTGGAGGCTTGGCACAACTctgctaccaagcatgctgacaataattCTAAGCCGATATAAGCCAGTATagaattcttttcaatgtaATTCcattgaaaatgacgtactatccagatttttttcaaacttggcagaATTGATATTCTTACACaggacataaaaaaaaatgcaataaaagaTGGGGTCAGTGTGCTTGCTTGCGTGCCGTATGCCCTTAAAggccggtacacacgagggagctttcTCCTGAAACACGCTCCCGAAACACGCTCCCGGGTAAGTACCCAACCAAGACACACGAAGGACACGACGAGGAAGCTGAATGATGAAACAACCCGATTGGGGCATGGGAACTgttgtggatgaaaaaaataagccaatttcattggccaactggagacacgtcatgtcacggcaagcaaatttcagtacacacgagggagcttgctcctgaaatgTACAGCCTCGTGCGACAGATTTGCCCCTGGAGCTTGCTCCCCcatatcaaaccagtttgatatgagggagcaaaactcgggagcaaaagttttgttgcgcaacatattttttcgcgagaaatcgttggtgcagacgagggagctttgctccgggagcgtgttgcaggagcgtgctgcgggagcaagctccctcgtgtgtaccaacctatattttaagtgtttttaccgaattacgcaAGAAGcattcgaaactagatcaaccggaaaaaattgttgttatgtagcaaaagctactgaatattactgaaaacttggaACTTGCTTGTTTttccgggctataatctttaagttaagtgatttaaggacgttcgcgccaattgtttctgcgcatccttactgcgcacgcaaatgcacacgccacgtcatacacgagcgcgcgcgctaagtaataaaatgagaactgatagggcaaaaggccattgctatagctttgcctggatttaacggtcttggacgttcggtgacccctatttttctttccagaaacggattttatttacaattatctccacgttgtccaaaaatgaacaaaaaatcaatgtgggaagttcaaaaaatttcaagatttctggtCATGGGAcgtcaaatcctgccatcttgcggctgcaaggcgcttgaaactgtggtcgctaaatgcgactAAATGCGCTAaatgggtttacagacactggccttattcgataacgaagcccgattttgtcacattttgggtgtttttccggacatgttctctccaaaacgaagtcggtgaccccccattttttttacatttctgacataactaactcatcatcttacagtggtaaaagtttcagaagaaaatcaatgttgaaaaaatttcgcgcg encodes:
- the LOC137997537 gene encoding uncharacterized protein isoform X1; the protein is MANDGTKYFEDYILRKEGRSKWIQYWVVIRGVWMLFYTDKATNIRDNFRGSIELSAGTKCNIAKRGNYNFPFYVNTARGTHLFKCETNLKRHQWMVLIELASKGAPPIPAPSTMPSSIRQQNTQIRLETSSDRSELETPDSETDEDDPSLPPGVTLVTTVIDDLSRNEDTLHVNNVSGSTIDRSVINRAVLSTGIGGATVLQNSRLSSALPKSNAETFSPKSSHKLQPVRGELAPQLTSSLMNGLSPLSPQAAWGRCNLERPISSPSPSPTFNSKFLAHKMTPATSSQDKIRFSRHMTKSAPAIQILSLEETS